Proteins from a single region of Oreochromis niloticus isolate F11D_XX linkage group LG7, O_niloticus_UMD_NMBU, whole genome shotgun sequence:
- the aplnr2 gene encoding apelin receptor 2: MSEPAYLASPAPTNPTLCDYSDWSPSFFIIPSVYLLAFLVGCPGNSLVLWAYLDRVEGRRRRDRKPAEDGQFCCSNIFRSSQQHINNSGKVQSSNCGFSSRQSYRTSSHSSTSSSCSPSISRPSRSLTDSLIASLALADLCFLVTLPLWAVYTAMGYHWPFGQPLCQISSFLTALNMYASVFSLSMLSVERYWVLTGRRHSSHHAPRSCPNKALWILGGMWVLAGILALPGLLLRSVREVELDPEYEDDWQLEPADSRSVFLSCQMDYSMLTGAELEEEEKNRTEMWWAAALSIKSTLLGFLLPLVILLVCYCSLVQLLSRHFGQGPRPDRRRQRRLLRVIVTLVMAFFLCWLPLHVNKTVSLLLEFGFVPYSCSLDQILLAAHPYVTCLAYLNSCLNPLLYAACDPSFRKRCKGAFLVLCRMKSKGAKRKEGNEAEGVEEKGEQSSAFPMRTQEETADRTEEEQEGGVREMGVATPEELKKSRYQGAMFSDN; the protein is encoded by the coding sequence ATGTCAGAACCAGCTTACCTCGCCTCCCCTGCTCCTACCAACCCCACTCTCTGTGACTACAGTGACTGGTCTCCCTCATTTTTCATCATCCCATCTGTCTACCTGCTAGCATTTCTGGTTGGTTGTCCTGGCAACAGCCTGGTGCTTTGGGCCTACCTGGACCGAGTggaggggaggaggagaagggaCCGAAAGCCAGCAGAAGATGGCCAATTCTGCTGCAGCAACATTTTTAgaagcagtcagcagcacaTTAACAACTCTGGCAAAGTTCAAAGTTCAAACTGTGGATTTTCCTCTAGGCAAAGCTACAGAACATCCTCCCATTCCTCCACCTCATCCTCTTGCTCTCCCTCCATCTCCCGTCCCTCTCGCTCGCTGACTGACTCTCTAATTGCCAGTTTAGCTTTAGCTGACCTTTGTTTCCTTGTGACTCTTCCCCTTTGGGCCGTCTACACAGCGATGGGCTACCACTGGCCTTTCGGGCAACCTCTCTGCCAAATCAGCAGCTTCCTCACAGCTCTGAACATGTATGCCAGCGTGTTCAGCCTGAGCATGCTAAGTGTGGAACGCTACTGGGTTCTGACTGGGCGCCGGCACTCCAGCCACCACGCACCAAGAAGCTGCCCCAACAAGGCTTTGTGGATACTTGGAGGGATGTGGGTGCTGGCGGGAATACTGGCACTTCCTGGTTTGCTGCTCCGCTCTGTCCGGGAGGTGGAGCTTGACCCTGAATATGAGGACGACTGGCAGCTGGAACCCGCTGATTCCAGGTCTGTCTTCCTTTCTTGCCAGATGGATTACTCCATGCTGACTGGAGCAGAgctggaggaggaagaaaaaaacaggacaGAGATGTGGTGGGCTGCTGCATTAAGTATTAAATCAACTCTTCTTGGCTTCCTGCTTCCTCTTGTCATCTTACTGGTCTGCTACTGCTCACTGGTCCAACTTCTCAGCAGACATTTCGGACAGGGCCCTCGTCCTGACCGTAGACGGCAGCGCAGACTCCTCAGGGTCATTGTCACGTTAGTGATGGCATTTTTCCTGTGCTGGCTGCCTCTGCATGTCAATAAAACTGTGTCCCTGCTGCTTGAGTTTGGATTTGTCCCATACTCCTGCTCTTTAGATCAGATATTATTGGCTGCTCATCCATATGTCACCTGTTTAGCCTACCTCAACTCCTGCCTGAACCCTCTCCTCTATGCTGCCTGTGACCCATCATTTAGGAAGAGATGCAAAGGAGCTTTCCTCGTGTTGTGCAGGATGAAAAGTAAAGGAGCAAAGAGAAAGGAAGGGAACGAAGCTGAAGGAGTTGAAGAGAAAGGGGAGCAGAGCTCAGCTTTTCCCATGAGGACACAGGAAGAAACAGCAGACAGGACAGAGGAGGAACAGGAGGGGGGAGTTAGGGAGATGGGTGTTGCCACACCTGAAGAACTCAAGAAGTCAAGATATCAGGGTGCAATGTTTTCTGACAATTAA